In Mariluticola halotolerans, one DNA window encodes the following:
- a CDS encoding ArsR/SmtB family transcription factor, with translation MSSEDENDAIFKALSHRVRRRLLDLLREKPQTTGMLCDLLPEMDRCTVMQHLGVLEKAGLLVVERRGRERWNHLDALPIHAIHERWIGPYAAYAVNMLNQLNKNLSEPAET, from the coding sequence ATGTCAAGCGAAGATGAAAATGATGCCATATTCAAGGCCCTCAGCCATAGGGTGCGGCGGCGGCTTCTCGATCTGCTGCGCGAAAAACCCCAAACCACCGGCATGCTGTGCGACCTTCTGCCGGAAATGGATCGCTGCACGGTGATGCAGCATTTGGGCGTTCTGGAGAAAGCGGGCCTGCTGGTTGTCGAACGGCGGGGCCGCGAGCGCTGGAACCATCTCGACGCGCTGCCCATCCATGCCATTCATGAGCGCTGGATCGGCCCCTATGCGGCCTATGCCGTCAACATGCTCAACCAGTTGAACAAAAATCTCAGCGAACCCGCCGAAACCTGA
- the puuE gene encoding allantoinase PuuE produces MNRYPRNMYGYGPNPPKANWPGGANIAVQFVLNYEEGGENNVLHGDAASEAFLSEIVGAAQWPGQRHWNMESIYEYGARAGFWRLHRLFTQKQVPVTVYGVATALMRAPAQVRAMQDAGWEIASHGYKWVEHKDMDPETERSQIAEAVRLHTLATGEAPRGWYTGRCSINTVDLVSELKSLAYVSDTYDDDLPYYRTHAGHPQLIIPYTLDANDMRFATPQGFNSGDQFFAYLKDSFDTLYQEGADGMPKMLSIGLHCRLIGRPGRAAALARFIDYVQSHEKVWIARRIDIAEHWLTHHPYKAPTMIPSQMDRAVFVEKFGSIFEHSPWIAERAFEGELGAANDTAFGLHFALRTQFRAASKAERLQVLRAHPDLAGKLAAAKRLTAESTNEQASVGLDALTDQERDQFTKLNTAYTAKFGFPFIIAVKDNTKASILKAFEVRLENEAGQEFAEACRQVERIAELRLMDLLPA; encoded by the coding sequence ATGAACCGCTATCCCCGCAACATGTATGGCTATGGCCCCAATCCGCCCAAGGCCAATTGGCCGGGCGGGGCCAATATCGCGGTGCAGTTCGTGCTCAATTACGAAGAGGGCGGCGAGAATAACGTCCTGCATGGCGATGCCGCCTCCGAGGCCTTCCTTTCCGAAATCGTCGGCGCGGCCCAATGGCCCGGCCAGCGCCACTGGAACATGGAATCGATCTACGAATATGGGGCCCGCGCCGGCTTCTGGCGTCTGCATCGCCTGTTCACACAAAAGCAGGTGCCCGTCACCGTCTATGGCGTCGCCACCGCCCTGATGCGTGCCCCCGCTCAGGTGCGCGCCATGCAGGATGCCGGCTGGGAGATCGCCAGCCATGGCTATAAATGGGTCGAGCACAAGGACATGGACCCCGAGACCGAACGGTCTCAAATCGCTGAAGCCGTGCGCCTGCACACCCTCGCCACAGGGGAAGCACCACGCGGCTGGTACACAGGCCGCTGCTCAATCAACACAGTTGACCTGGTTTCTGAGCTGAAATCTTTGGCTTACGTGTCAGACACTTACGATGACGACCTGCCCTATTACCGCACTCACGCCGGTCACCCGCAGCTGATCATTCCCTATACGCTTGATGCCAATGACATGCGGTTTGCCACCCCCCAGGGCTTTAATTCCGGCGACCAGTTTTTCGCCTATCTCAAGGACAGTTTCGACACGCTCTATCAAGAGGGTGCGGACGGCATGCCAAAGATGTTGTCCATTGGCCTTCATTGCCGCCTGATCGGCCGCCCCGGCCGCGCCGCCGCGCTGGCCCGCTTCATCGACTATGTGCAAAGCCACGAAAAGGTGTGGATCGCCCGCCGCATCGACATTGCCGAACACTGGCTCACCCACCACCCCTACAAGGCCCCCACGATGATCCCCTCTCAAATGGACCGCGCGGTCTTTGTCGAAAAATTCGGCTCGATCTTTGAGCATTCCCCCTGGATTGCCGAACGCGCCTTCGAAGGTGAACTAGGTGCCGCCAATGACACCGCCTTTGGCCTGCATTTTGCCCTCCGCACCCAGTTCCGTGCCGCCAGCAAAGCCGAGCGCCTGCAAGTGCTTCGGGCCCATCCCGATCTCGCCGGCAAGCTCGCCGCCGCCAAGCGGCTGACCGCCGAAAGCACCAATGAACAGGCCAGCGTCGGCCTCGATGCCCTGACCGATCAGGAGCGCGACCAGTTCACAAAGCTCAACACCGCCTACACGGCCAAATTCGGCTTCCCCTTCATCATCGCGGTCAAGGACAACACCAAGGCAAGCATTCTCAAGGCTTTCGAAGTCCGGCTGGAGAATGAAGCCGGACAGGAATTTGCCGAAGCCTGCCGTCAGGTCGAGCGCATCGCGGAATTGCGGCTGATGGATTTACTGCCCGCCTGA
- a CDS encoding ureidoglycolate lyase encodes MTKTIPIEPLTREAFLEFGDVIEVTPDTSSHPINAGTTERFHDLATAIATGEDARTIISIARAQPFTLPLKLGMVERHPFGSQAFVPLKPTRFLIVVAPDEDGKPGKPRAFMAAPGQGINYFLGTWHGVLTALDEVTDFLIVDRDGDGKNLETFDFDTPWSIEA; translated from the coding sequence ATGACCAAGACCATTCCAATAGAACCGCTGACCCGCGAGGCCTTTCTCGAATTCGGTGACGTGATCGAGGTCACCCCGGACACTTCAAGCCATCCCATCAATGCGGGCACCACCGAGCGGTTTCATGATCTCGCCACGGCAATTGCCACCGGGGAGGACGCGCGCACCATCATTTCCATCGCCCGCGCCCAACCCTTCACCCTGCCCTTGAAACTCGGCATGGTTGAGCGCCACCCCTTCGGCTCGCAGGCGTTCGTGCCATTGAAGCCCACAAGGTTTCTCATTGTTGTCGCCCCTGACGAGGACGGCAAGCCGGGCAAGCCACGCGCCTTCATGGCGGCACCGGGCCAGGGCATCAATTATTTCCTTGGCACATGGCACGGCGTTTTAACCGCCCTTGATGAGGTCACCGACTTCCTGATTGTCGACCGCGATGGCGACGGCAAAAATCTCGAAACCTTCGATTTCGACACCCCGTGGAGCATTGAGGCATGA
- a CDS encoding DM13 domain-containing protein, with protein MKSLINAAALAGIVIAMPVTSSAAETLHAEGMFYGAEGHEGAGTVRIVSGDNGETALNLIDFSTTPGPDLKVWLVAAGNVTRSGDVKDSQWLSLGKLQSDSGNQSYALPAGTDISQYKSAIIWCEAFSVLFAAADLKSAQ; from the coding sequence ATGAAATCGCTGATCAACGCCGCCGCCCTCGCTGGCATTGTCATTGCCATGCCCGTCACCAGCTCTGCCGCCGAGACCTTGCACGCCGAAGGCATGTTTTACGGTGCGGAAGGGCATGAAGGCGCCGGCACCGTGCGCATTGTCTCAGGCGACAATGGCGAAACCGCCCTCAACCTGATCGATTTCAGCACCACCCCCGGCCCCGACCTCAAGGTCTGGCTGGTTGCAGCAGGCAATGTCACCCGTTCCGGCGACGTCAAAGACAGCCAATGGCTCAGTCTGGGCAAATTGCAAAGCGATAGCGGCAACCAGTCCTATGCCTTGCCAGCAGGCACAGACATCAGCCAGTACAAATCGGCAATCATCTGGTGCGAGGCCTTCTCAGTCCTGTTTGCAGCCGCCGATCTGAAATCCGCCCAATAA
- a CDS encoding zinc transporter ZntB, with protein MALRRHREARSDVAIQSGKYWCSPLLDCRAPLALAMTRSVSSKAGNVPATKRVTRLKAYARICAMKNKAKAKKTAAMPPIVAFNFDGKGDGSQVVPADLGKSRAAGAFSWVHLHGMDAKAVAWLHQCGVNPDVVAALTAEETRPRCTVHGAGAVLNLRGVNLNPGAEPEDMISIRLWIEDKRVISVWMRPLEAVQDVIDGIERNNGPVTVGDLVARLALRLADRAEPVVAMLNEQIDDLEEQVLDDVVSVHRRALADVRRMSIVLRRYMFPQRDALTTLEIEDLAWLGDRERSRLREAAERVTRLGEELDTIRDRAQIVHDQIMDTRAENMNRQMLVLTVVAAVFLPLGLLTGLLGINVGGVPGADQPYAFWVVCVILVVLGVAQALFFRHFTKR; from the coding sequence GTGGCTCTGCGTCGTCATCGCGAGGCGCGTAGCGACGTGGCGATCCAGAGCGGCAAGTACTGGTGTTCGCCGCTTCTGGATTGCCGCGCGCCTTTGGCGCTCGCAATGACGAGGAGTGTTTCCAGTAAGGCTGGAAACGTTCCAGCGACAAAGCGGGTGACACGACTCAAGGCTTACGCCAGAATTTGCGCCATGAAAAACAAAGCCAAAGCCAAAAAAACCGCCGCTATGCCGCCGATTGTGGCGTTCAATTTTGATGGCAAGGGTGATGGCAGCCAGGTGGTGCCCGCTGACCTCGGTAAATCGCGGGCGGCGGGGGCGTTCTCCTGGGTGCATTTGCATGGCATGGATGCAAAGGCGGTGGCCTGGCTGCATCAGTGCGGGGTCAATCCCGATGTGGTGGCGGCGCTGACGGCAGAAGAAACCCGGCCGCGCTGTACCGTGCATGGCGCGGGGGCGGTGCTCAATCTGCGGGGGGTCAATCTCAATCCCGGTGCGGAGCCGGAGGACATGATTTCGATACGCCTGTGGATTGAGGACAAGCGGGTGATCAGCGTCTGGATGCGGCCATTGGAGGCGGTGCAGGACGTGATCGACGGTATTGAACGCAATAATGGACCGGTGACGGTCGGTGATCTGGTGGCGCGGCTGGCGCTGAGGCTGGCAGACCGGGCCGAGCCGGTGGTGGCGATGCTGAACGAGCAGATTGATGATCTGGAAGAGCAGGTGCTGGACGATGTGGTGTCCGTGCATCGCCGGGCGCTGGCGGATGTGCGGCGCATGTCGATTGTGTTGCGGCGCTATATGTTTCCCCAGCGCGATGCGCTGACGACGCTGGAGATCGAGGATCTGGCCTGGCTGGGCGACCGGGAGCGCAGCCGGCTGCGCGAGGCGGCAGAGCGGGTGACGCGGCTGGGCGAGGAACTCGACACCATTCGCGACCGGGCGCAGATCGTGCATGACCAGATCATGGATACGCGGGCGGAGAACATGAACCGGCAAATGCTTGTGCTGACCGTGGTGGCGGCAGTCTTTTTGCCGCTGGGATTGTTGACCGGGTTGCTGGGGATCAATGTGGGCGGGGTGCCGGGGGCGGACCAGCCTTATGCCTTTTGGGTTGTTTGTGTGATTTTGGTGGTGTTGGGCGTGGCGCAGGCGCTGTTTTTCCGTCATTTCACCAAACGCTAG
- a CDS encoding SRPBCC family protein, protein MDLKFTVSGRIAKPVHEVFEAVADPQKLSGYFTTGGAKGRLESGAVVSWDFHDFPGAFPVEVVEVMPDEKIVLKWDADDGRKTLVTMAFSGLDDGRTLVQITEEGWRETPEGLKASYGNCEGWTGMLCALKVYVEHGINLREGFYK, encoded by the coding sequence ATGGACTTGAAATTTACGGTGTCGGGCCGGATCGCCAAGCCGGTGCATGAGGTTTTTGAGGCTGTGGCCGATCCGCAGAAACTATCGGGCTATTTCACGACCGGGGGCGCCAAGGGCCGGCTGGAGAGCGGAGCGGTGGTGAGCTGGGATTTTCATGATTTCCCCGGCGCGTTTCCCGTTGAGGTGGTGGAGGTGATGCCGGACGAAAAGATTGTGCTCAAATGGGATGCGGATGATGGCCGCAAGACGTTGGTGACCATGGCGTTCTCGGGCCTCGATGACGGGCGGACGCTGGTGCAGATCACTGAAGAGGGCTGGCGGGAAACGCCCGAGGGGCTCAAGGCCTCCTATGGCAATTGCGAGGGCTGGACGGGCATGTTGTGCGCGCTCAAGGTCTATGTCGAGCACGGCATCAATCTGCGTGAGGGTTTTTACAAATAG
- the xdhA gene encoding xanthine dehydrogenase small subunit encodes MAVEVRNSVRFLLNDEVISLSDLPAAQTLLDFLRLDKRLSGTKEGCAEGDCGACTVLVGRLAGDGLVYESVNACIRFVGSLDGCHVVTVEHLKGQDGGLHPVQQAMVENHGSQCGFCTPGFVMSLYGLWMQNPTPDVDAVEQALQGNLCRCTGYAPIIRAAMAISSHGKPGDDILVAERAEVMARLRDLRDGKRVEAGAEDDRLIIPANVDDLADVLMAHPGATIVAGSTDVGLWVTKFMRDITPAVFIGGLEDLKGIEAGPDGLMLGAGVSYTEAFALIGAHYPQMAGYWSRIGGAQVRNMGTIGGNIANGSPIGDTPPPLIALGASIVLRKGAARRVVQLEDYFIAYGKQDRSAGEFVESVNIPALPKGDLFAVYKISKRRDEDISALSAAIRLRIENGVVSDVVMAFGGMAATPKRAKAAEAALLGQAWDEAQAEKAALALADDFQPIGDMRASAEYRLLAAQNLVRRFYLESDGQVVQLSRGAA; translated from the coding sequence ATGGCGGTTGAGGTGCGCAATTCGGTCCGGTTTTTGCTCAATGATGAGGTAATCAGCCTTTCGGACCTGCCCGCCGCGCAGACTTTGCTGGATTTTCTGCGGCTCGACAAACGCTTGAGCGGCACCAAGGAAGGCTGCGCTGAGGGCGATTGCGGCGCGTGCACCGTGCTGGTCGGAAGGCTGGCCGGGGACGGGCTGGTTTATGAAAGCGTTAATGCCTGTATCCGCTTTGTGGGCTCGCTCGATGGCTGTCATGTGGTGACGGTTGAGCATCTCAAGGGACAGGATGGCGGCTTGCATCCGGTGCAGCAGGCGATGGTTGAGAACCATGGCTCGCAATGCGGGTTTTGCACGCCGGGCTTTGTGATGTCGCTTTATGGGCTGTGGATGCAGAACCCGACGCCGGATGTGGACGCGGTTGAACAGGCTTTGCAGGGGAATTTGTGCCGGTGCACCGGCTATGCGCCGATCATTCGGGCGGCGATGGCGATATCGAGCCACGGCAAGCCCGGCGACGATATTCTGGTCGCCGAACGGGCCGAAGTGATGGCGCGGCTTAGGGATTTGCGCGATGGCAAACGGGTGGAGGCCGGGGCTGAAGATGACCGACTGATCATTCCAGCCAATGTTGATGATCTGGCCGATGTGCTGATGGCGCATCCGGGCGCGACGATTGTCGCCGGGTCGACCGATGTTGGGCTTTGGGTGACCAAGTTCATGCGCGACATCACCCCGGCGGTGTTTATCGGCGGGCTTGAGGATTTGAAGGGCATTGAGGCCGGGCCGGACGGGCTGATGCTGGGTGCGGGTGTCAGCTATACCGAGGCGTTTGCGCTGATTGGGGCGCATTATCCGCAAATGGCGGGCTATTGGAGCCGGATTGGCGGGGCGCAGGTGCGCAATATGGGTACGATTGGCGGCAATATTGCCAATGGCTCACCGATTGGCGACACACCGCCGCCGCTGATCGCGCTGGGCGCCAGCATTGTGTTGCGCAAGGGGGCTGCACGGCGGGTGGTGCAGCTCGAGGATTATTTCATTGCCTATGGCAAGCAGGACCGCAGCGCGGGGGAATTTGTTGAAAGCGTCAATATTCCGGCGCTGCCAAAGGGCGATCTGTTTGCGGTCTACAAGATTTCGAAACGGCGCGACGAGGATATTTCGGCGCTGAGCGCCGCGATCCGGCTGCGGATAGAGAATGGTGTGGTCAGCGACGTGGTGATGGCGTTTGGCGGCATGGCGGCGACGCCGAAACGGGCGAAGGCCGCAGAGGCGGCGCTGTTGGGCCAGGCCTGGGATGAAGCACAGGCGGAAAAAGCGGCGTTGGCACTGGCCGACGATTTTCAGCCGATTGGCGATATGCGTGCCTCGGCGGAATACCGGCTGCTGGCGGCGCAGAATCTGGTGCGACGGTTTTATCTGGAAAGCGACGGGCAGGTGGTTCAACTCTCGCGGGGAGCGGCCTGA
- a CDS encoding bifunctional allantoicase/(S)-ureidoglycine aminohydrolase, with the protein MTDRSYYTPKGGLPPQSELLTGRAVFTEAYAVIPKDTMRDIVTSLLPHWDKTRAWIIARPLSGFAETFSQYIMEVSPGGGSQKPEPDPAAEGALFVTSGHFTLTIAGKAFAMRPGSFAYLPPETDWSLLNDSGEKTTFHWIRKAYDRVEGLDAPEAFVTHEDDNPPISMPDTNGAWATTRFIDPGDMRHDMHVTIVTLAPGAVIPFAETHVMEHGLYVLEGKAVYRLNQDWVEVEAGDFMWLRAFCPQACYAGGPANFRYLLYKDVNRHMKLKP; encoded by the coding sequence ATGACTGACCGCAGCTATTACACCCCCAAGGGCGGCCTGCCGCCGCAATCGGAGCTGCTGACCGGCCGCGCCGTGTTTACCGAGGCCTATGCCGTCATCCCCAAGGATACGATGCGCGACATCGTCACCAGCCTCCTGCCCCATTGGGACAAGACCCGCGCCTGGATCATCGCCCGGCCCCTCTCCGGCTTTGCCGAAACCTTCTCGCAATACATCATGGAAGTCAGCCCCGGCGGTGGCAGCCAGAAACCCGAGCCCGATCCGGCAGCCGAGGGCGCGCTCTTCGTCACGTCGGGCCATTTCACCCTCACTATCGCCGGAAAAGCCTTTGCCATGCGCCCCGGCAGCTTCGCCTATCTGCCGCCAGAGACCGACTGGTCCCTTCTCAATGACAGCGGCGAAAAAACCACCTTTCACTGGATCCGCAAAGCCTATGACCGGGTCGAGGGGCTCGACGCCCCCGAAGCATTCGTCACCCATGAGGACGACAATCCCCCCATTTCCATGCCGGATACAAACGGAGCCTGGGCCACAACCCGCTTCATCGATCCCGGTGACATGCGCCATGACATGCATGTGACGATCGTCACCCTCGCCCCCGGCGCCGTCATTCCATTTGCGGAAACCCATGTCATGGAGCACGGGCTCTATGTGCTTGAAGGTAAAGCAGTTTACCGGCTCAATCAGGATTGGGTCGAGGTCGAGGCCGGTGATTTCATGTGGCTGCGCGCCTTCTGCCCGCAAGCCTGCTACGCGGGCGGCCCGGCCAATTTCCGCTATCTGCTCTATAAAGACGTCAACCGCCACATGAAGCTGAAACCATGA
- the uraH gene encoding hydroxyisourate hydrolase — translation MAETGRLTTHVLDTAHGRPAAGMGVELYAMHGDQAHLVVSEVTNADGRCDGPLLEGADFAPGSYELVFNVGAYFSKLVVPQAHPFLELVPVRFVISDQHAHYHVPLLVSPYGYSTYRGS, via the coding sequence ATGGCTGAAACGGGACGCCTGACTACCCATGTTCTCGACACCGCCCATGGCCGGCCGGCCGCGGGCATGGGGGTTGAGCTTTACGCCATGCATGGCGACCAGGCACATCTGGTGGTCTCTGAGGTGACCAATGCCGATGGGCGCTGCGACGGGCCTTTGCTTGAGGGCGCGGATTTTGCCCCCGGTTCCTATGAGCTGGTGTTCAATGTGGGGGCGTATTTTTCCAAGCTGGTGGTGCCGCAGGCCCATCCGTTTCTGGAACTGGTGCCGGTGCGCTTCGTGATTTCTGATCAACACGCGCATTATCATGTGCCCTTGCTGGTCTCTCCCTATGGCTATTCCACCTATAGAGGCAGTTAG
- a CDS encoding DEAD/DEAH box helicase — protein sequence MTITDFAGLGLPKELVSSLAKAGFDTPTPIQGKAIPAQLQGRDILGIAQTGSGKTAAFGLPIIAGIFALEGAPAPKSCRALILAPTRELAVQIEEMMRTYATYRRLTTALVLGGVSRQAQVQKLARGVDVLIATPGRLMDLLDDRKVRLDQTRWLVLDEADRMLDMGFIQPVRKIAAAIGPKRQTALFSATMAPEIGKLAASLLNDPVKVEANIQGETVGKIDQQVILSGSKQKRDKLNELLADDSLNRVVVFSRTKHGADKVAKNLGIDGHTVAAIHGNKSQNARQSALRGFRDGRVRILVATDIVARGIDVPEITHVINYELPDDPENYVHRIGRTGRNGASGVAITLVDGTERSKLRDVERLIRRTLPVTGTLPAGSENAEQRGAPARRGRPGNAGGRPANAGGRPGNGGQRAGEGRGRNQSRPPQSGTDKGWWAKLDSEVGKEDGGRGEGKPSKGPKQRWNKRKKEGAQAARAGGGGRPQRRNTSAA from the coding sequence ATGACTATCACTGATTTTGCAGGCCTTGGTTTGCCCAAGGAGCTTGTCAGCTCGCTGGCCAAAGCCGGCTTCGACACCCCGACCCCGATCCAGGGCAAGGCTATCCCCGCGCAGTTGCAGGGCCGTGACATTCTGGGCATCGCCCAGACCGGTTCGGGCAAGACGGCGGCTTTTGGCCTGCCGATCATTGCCGGCATTTTTGCGCTTGAGGGCGCACCGGCACCGAAATCGTGCCGGGCGCTGATCCTTGCGCCGACCCGTGAACTGGCTGTGCAGATTGAAGAAATGATGCGCACCTATGCCACCTATCGCCGTTTGACCACGGCACTGGTGCTCGGCGGTGTTTCCCGCCAGGCGCAGGTGCAGAAACTGGCGCGCGGCGTTGACGTGTTGATTGCCACACCGGGCCGGTTGATGGATTTGCTGGACGACCGCAAGGTGCGTCTGGACCAGACCCGCTGGCTGGTGCTCGATGAGGCCGACCGCATGCTCGACATGGGCTTTATCCAGCCGGTGCGCAAGATTGCCGCCGCGATTGGGCCAAAGCGCCAGACCGCGCTGTTTTCCGCAACCATGGCCCCTGAAATCGGCAAGCTGGCTGCCAGCCTGTTGAATGATCCGGTCAAGGTGGAAGCCAATATCCAGGGCGAAACCGTTGGCAAGATTGACCAGCAGGTCATTCTTTCGGGCTCCAAGCAGAAGCGCGACAAGCTCAACGAATTGCTGGCTGATGACAGCCTCAATCGCGTTGTTGTGTTTTCGCGCACCAAGCATGGCGCTGACAAAGTGGCCAAGAACCTTGGCATTGACGGGCATACGGTTGCCGCCATTCACGGCAATAAAAGCCAGAATGCACGCCAGAGCGCGCTGCGCGGCTTCCGCGATGGCCGTGTGCGTATCCTCGTGGCCACCGATATTGTGGCGCGCGGCATTGACGTGCCCGAGATCACCCATGTGATCAATTATGAACTGCCAGACGATCCGGAAAACTATGTGCACCGCATTGGCCGTACGGGCCGCAATGGTGCATCCGGTGTGGCGATTACGCTGGTTGACGGCACCGAACGCTCGAAACTGCGCGATGTGGAACGCCTGATCCGGCGGACATTGCCGGTGACCGGCACCCTGCCTGCGGGCAGCGAAAATGCTGAACAGCGCGGTGCCCCGGCACGGCGTGGCCGCCCCGGCAATGCTGGTGGACGTCCTGCGAATGCGGGTGGCCGTCCGGGCAATGGCGGGCAGCGCGCAGGCGAAGGCCGCGGCCGCAACCAGAGCCGTCCGCCGCAAAGCGGCACGGACAAGGGCTGGTGGGCCAAGCTTGATTCCGAGGTTGGCAAGGAAGATGGCGGACGCGGCGAAGGCAAACCTTCCAAGGGGCCGAAGCAGCGTTGGAACAAGCGCAAGAAAGAAGGCGCTCAGGCCGCCCGCGCCGGTGGCGGTGGCCGTCCGCAGCGCCGCAATACAAGCGCTGCTTAA
- a CDS encoding nucleoside deaminase: protein MTETLALIDRLLDAIEHDIAPMTRQEVTRGNKIFGAAILLKSDLSLVIAETNNEVENPLWHGEMHAIKKLYERDRKTLPDPKDCIFLATHEPCSLCLSAITWGGYDNFYYLFSHEDSRDSFAIPHDLKILKEVFTLDPGGYNTENAYWHSHDIVQMIASLDRGNRERLVARVDDISALYNDLSAAYQAQKGHAGIPLD from the coding sequence ATGACCGAAACCCTGGCGCTGATCGACCGCTTGCTGGACGCCATCGAGCATGACATCGCGCCCATGACCCGGCAGGAAGTGACGCGCGGCAACAAGATTTTCGGTGCCGCGATCCTTTTGAAAAGCGATCTGTCGCTGGTCATTGCCGAAACCAATAACGAGGTCGAAAACCCGCTCTGGCATGGCGAAATGCACGCGATCAAGAAACTCTACGAGCGCGACCGCAAAACCCTGCCCGACCCGAAAGACTGCATTTTCCTTGCCACCCACGAGCCCTGCTCGCTCTGCCTCTCGGCCATCACCTGGGGCGGCTATGACAATTTCTATTATCTGTTCAGCCATGAAGACAGCCGCGACAGCTTCGCCATCCCGCATGACCTCAAAATCCTCAAGGAAGTCTTCACCCTCGATCCGGGCGGCTACAATACCGAAAACGCCTATTGGCATAGCCATGACATCGTCCAGATGATCGCCAGCCTCGACCGGGGCAACCGTGAACGGCTGGTCGCCCGCGTCGACGACATATCCGCCCTCTATAACGACCTCTCCGCCGCCTATCAGGCCCAAAAAGGCCATGCCGGCATCCCGCTGGACTAA